A stretch of the Aphis gossypii isolate Hap1 chromosome 2, ASM2018417v2, whole genome shotgun sequence genome encodes the following:
- the LOC114126828 gene encoding SAP domain-containing ribonucleoprotein, whose translation MSDTSNVNRLEELGKMKVNDLKKELKARGLSTVGNKQELIDRMVNHSESSVLDIEDTVLDEHDILDEDDALEDDLGYSDIDESKVLGDIAEKEENNVGNGNIHEEKEVKQVIQPKKVTLKRTSVTVLNGDGIKPQEEEKKIENNEESDVKDRIIKLDEVETMSQVERIQMRAKKFGGEVSEDKKLARLIKFGAVTDQKPVANADNDKLKMRAERFGETVSKTLHDSEKEDKLKARELRFGSIDKTVLTAIKKRTNGDVGKQRNSRGGKRSFPYKKRY comes from the exons atGTCAGATACGAGTAACGTCAACAGGCTCGAAGAACTCGGCAAAATGAAG gtcAACGATTTGAAGAAAGAATTGAAAGCAAGAGGCTTAAGTACTGTTGGAAACAAACAAGAACTCATCGATCGCATGGTTAATCATTCAGAATCTTCAG TTTTAGATATCGAGGACACAGTGCTGGATGAGCACGACATTCTAGATGAAGATGACGCCTTAGAA gatgATTTGGGATACTCCGATATTGATGAATCAAAAGTTCTAGGTGATATTGCTGAGAAAGAAGAAAACAATGTGGGAAATGGCAATATTCATGAAGAAAAAGAGGTTAAacag GTAATACAACCTAAAAAGGTAACATTAAAGCGTACTTCTGTAACTGTGTTGAATGGTGATGGTATTAAACCACAAGaagaagagaaaaaaattgaaaataatgaagaatCAGATGTTAAGGACCGCATCATTAAATTAGATGAAGTTGAAACTATGAGTCAAGTTGag AGAATACAAATGAGAGCAAAGAAATTTGGAGGTGAAGTATCGGAGGACAAAAAATTAGCCCGACTCATTAAATTTGGTGCTGTAACTGATCAA aaaccAGTGGCCAATGCTGATAacgacaaattaaaaatgagagCTGAGAGATTTGGTGAAACTGTTTCAAAAACTTTACACgat agtGAAAAAGAAGACAAACTTAAAGCACGTGAGCTTCGCTTTGGTTCAATTGACAAAACTGTATTAACAGCTATTAAAAAACGTACTAATGGCGATGTTGGAAAACAGAGGAATTCTCGAGGCGGTAAAAGAAGTTTCCCATATAAAAAacggtattaa
- the LOC114126820 gene encoding mitochondrial outer membrane protein SLC25A46-like — MAGLESFNMDFQRHRPSRSISEHHSQPNLDDTEVMRRHHRETLIEMSKNKDILVNDTVNKCIKPTCLILQHVVSYPFIVLRRQCQLHYASTRYHIVPFTLIPVVYRLVKSQGISVLWKGFGTVLLIKGITMAIEALLSELFDLPKDTDSINNSKSFGKHILLKCASLSIITPFYSACLVETVQSNIASEKTAFYDVFKEGFIRLLQWNCPQKGRMLPVWIIVVPTVTYGVLRYITNILVSKSVKHALILYELRICKTEVVSKDSDRQSSIDERLEAVSDLTASAVSDAVLFPLELIMHRLYLQGTRTIIDNLDTGTSVMPILTGYEGPLDCLATTVAQEGRLGLLKGFGALLLQTSLIVVLYKVVKISLIKVVDAYASTSSNQSTQAVINKTNNSINTLEQSNIPDFKPLMRSTSFMM, encoded by the exons ATGGCCGGTTTGGAATCATTCAATATGGACTTTCAAAGACACCGACCTTCGAGAAGTATATCAGAACACCACTCACAGCCAAATTTGGATGACACCGAAGTTATGAGACGACATCACCGTGAAACACTCATAGAAATGTCTAAGAACAAAG atattctAGTCAATGATACTgtgaataaatgtataaaaccaaCATGTCTTATATTACAACACGTTGTGAGTTATCCATTTATTGTATTGCGAAGACAATGCCAG TTACATTATGCATCAACTCGTTATCATATTGTTCCATTTACATTAATTCCAGTAGTGTATAGACTTGTCAAGAGTCAAGGAATTAGTGTTTTGTGGAAAGGATTTGGAACAGTTTTACTAATCAAAGGGATAACAATGgcaattgaagcattattgtCAGAACTTTTTGATTTaccaaa agaTACtgattctataaataattcaaaaagttttggaaaacatattttattaaaatg TGCAAGTTTGAGTATAATCACTCCATTTTATTCTGCATGTCTAGTAGAAACTGTTCAAAGTAATATTGCTAGTGAAAAAACTGCATTTTATGATGTCTTTAAAGAAGGTTTTATCAGACTTCTTCAATGGAACTGTCCACAAAAGG GTCGGATGTTACCAGTTTGGATTATAGTTGTGCCCACAGTAACATATGGAGTTTTAAGAtacataactaatatattagttagtaAAAGTGTAAAACATGCATTAATCTTGTATGAGCTACGTATTTGCAAAACTGAAGTTGTATCAAAAGATTCTGATCGTCAATCTTCTATTGATGAACGACTGGAAGCAGTTTCTGATTTAACAGCTTCTGCAGTCAGTGATGCTGTTCTTTTTCCTCTGGAGTTAATAATGCATCGCCTTTATTTACAAGGCACAAGAACTATTATTGATAATCTAGATACTGGAACTTCTGTAATGCCAATTTTAACTGGTTATGAAGGACCATTAGACTGCTTGGCAACAACCGTTGCACAAGAAGGTCGATTAGGCTTGTTAAAGGGATTTGGAGCATTGTTGCTTCAAACATCATTAATAGTAGTATTGTATAAAGTAGTGAAAATAAGTCTTATAAAAGTAGTTGATGCTTATGCCTCGACATCATCTAATCAATCAACACAGGCTGTAATTAATAAGacgaataattcaattaatacattagaGCAGTCTAACATACCAGATTTCAAACCTTTAATGCGATCGACCTCATTTATGatgtaa
- the LOC114126948 gene encoding DNA-directed RNA polymerase II subunit Rpb4-like yields the protein MAQHTNTAVDEDAALLQFPKEFENAETLLISEVNMLLKFRKNQNESAEEEQEFSEVFNKTLTYTEQCSKFKNKETIVAVRNLLASKKLHKFELASIGNLCPQLADEAKSLIPSLEDRFDDDELQQILDDIQAKLSIQY from the exons ATGGCACAACATACGAACACTGCTGTAGACGAAGACGCCGCGCTGTTGCAATTTCCAAAAGAATTCGAAAACGCTGAAACCTTACTTATTTCCGAA gtTAATATGTTGTTAAAATTTCGCAAGAATCAAAATGAAAGTGCCGAAGAAGAACAAGAATTTTCGGAAGTGTTTAATAAAACACTGACGTATACAGAGCAGTGTTCCAAGTTCAAAAACAAAGAAACCATTGTAGCTGTGAGGAATTTACTTGCCAGCAAAAAATTGCACAAGTTTGAACTGGCATCAATTGGTAATTTATGTCCTCAACTCGCTGATGAAGCTAAATCACTTATTCCTAGTTTGGAAGATAGATTTGATGACGatgaattacaacaaattcTAGATGATATACAAGCTAAATTAAGTATTCAGtactaa
- the LOC114126880 gene encoding dynein light chain Tctex-type 1-like, protein MGEANEGTLFVVDEVSDIIKDSIEHSIGSQLYQQNMVNKWTDSVVENCLTRLCKLAKPFKYIVTCAIMQKNGAGFHAASSCYWDNLTDGSCTVRWENKTMYVIVSVFGLAI, encoded by the exons ATGGGTGAAGCTAACGAAGGG acccTTTTTGTAGTGGATGAAGTGAGTGATATTATAAAGGACTCAATTGAACATTCAATTGGCAGTCAATTATACCAACAAAATATGGTAAATAAATGGACAGATTCTGTAGTTGAGAATTGCCTTACAAGACTTTGTAAATTAGCCAaaccttttaaatatatag tgACGTGTGCCATCATGCAAAAGAATGGTGCTGGTTTTCATGCAGCAAGTTCATGTTATTGGGATAATTTGACTGATGGTAGTTGTACAGTTAGATGGGAGAACAAAACCATGTATGTTATTGTATCCGTTTTTGGCCTAGCTATctga